A segment of the Desertifilum tharense IPPAS B-1220 genome:
CATCAAACCGAAATTGCGGCAGTTTTAGTCGAACCCATCCAAAGCCGCCACCCGAATTTACAGCCGAAAGCCTTTCTTCAAGAACTCAGAACCCTGACGCAAGCCACGGGAATTGTTTTAATTTTTGATGAGATGGTGACGGGGTTTCGCCTGCATTTAGGCGGCGCGCAGGCTTGGTTTGGGGTCAAAGCCGATATCGCCACCTATGGTAAAGTCGTAGGTGGCGGGATGCCCATTGGCGTCATTGCAGGTCAAGCAGAATATCTCGATCGCATTGACGGGGGAATGTGGGATTATGGCGATGATTCCTTTCCCCAGGTGGAAAGAACCTTCTTTGCGGGAACCCACTGCAAACACCCTTTAGCGATCGCTGCTGCACGGGCCGTCCTCCACTATCTTAAACAGCAAGGCCCCTCCCTACAAGAGCAACTCAACCAGCGCACCGCCGCTTACGTCACCGAACTCAACCATCACCTAGAAGCCTGTCAGCTTCCCGTGCGGATGGCCAATTCTGGCTCATTCTTCGGCCCAGTTTTCCCCGATGTTCCCCCATCAGAAATTATGCCCTTTATGGCAGGGCTAAACCTATTGCGTTACAGCCTATTCCATCAAGGCATCTTACTACGCGGGGAAGGCGGCGGTTTCTTTTCGACCGCTCATAGCGAGGCGGATATTCAAGCCGTTCTGCAAGCGATGAAAAATGGCATTCGCGACTTGCAGGAAGCCGAATTTTTCCCCTTGAGTTAATTCACTCCCACCCATTTTGATAGGTCAACAGGGCTATCAACTAACCAACGCCCAACTTCATTTTGCCCGCCCATGACCCCAAATCCTTTTCCCAATCGCCTTTACTTGCTAGCACCTTGGGACTTACCCATCGAGCAACCGTTGAATGAAACGGATCGGGTCAAACTCGGTCAAACCCTTCAACAGTTTTTAAAAATTCTAGACCAAAACTGCAATGGCGAAGCCCTCGCGGCTCTCGATCGAGAACTGGCGAGTTTAGATGTGGGTATCCTGCAACCTGCACCCATCCCCTCGACGCAAACGCCGCTGAAGCCTTGGGAGGTGGCAGACTTTGATAACTATTTCAGTGTCAGCCATGTCCAATCTTCAGAATCTCCTAGTTGCATGGTGTGGAGTCTGCTGATGACCTATCAAATCTTTTTGAAACTTCAGTGCGATGGCGAACCCTTTGACTTAACCCAAACCGAACGGTTAAAAGCCGGGATGAAAAGTCATGCGTTCCTACTCGCACGCATTTTTAACTTATCTTTAGAGAACATGTCATGACTCAAGTTGATGCAAAAATAGCGATCGCAACTCTCGATCCCCAGCAAATTTGGCAGGGGTTTCACTGGCTGTTTTTTGTAAATACCCAAGGCTTAATTGTCAGTTTGCGGCGGTTTGAGCGTTATTTATCCCTAGGGAACTTGATGCAAGCCCAAACAGAACTAGAAACAGCTACCGAGTTAATGCTGGCTTCTGGGGCGTTAATGTACCTCGCGGGAACAGTCAGCCGCCAAGCTTACGCCCAACAAATTCGCCCTAGCATGAGTCCTCCCAACGTCCAATCTAATGACTTTAGCGGTTTGATGTCGTGGGATCATGCGGCTTTGGTAGAGTTGTGGAAAAAGTTGCGCCCCGTCTTTACAACGCTTCCGGCGACTTTACAACCGCAGCACCAACGCTTTGTGCAAGCTTATTTCAGCCTAACTGAAGCCCATCGCTCGGTTTGTCAGAAATTTGGGGGAGATGAAATTGGCAGCTTGCGTTGCGAGAAAAGTACGGCTGTTAATGTATTAGATAAATTTACGCGCAATCGTACCCAACTGATCGATCCCAATCATCAAGCTGTTCAAGGTTGTCCGTTTCATCAGTAGCTTAACGTGAGTTCTCAGTCTAAATCTTGGATTACCTACCCCCAACCCAATCCTAGGGCGAAGTTACGGCTATTCTGCTTCCATTATGCGGGAGGGGGCGCGGTTAGCTTTCGCAATTGGTCGGATGCTTTACCCTCTGAGGTAGAAGTTTGCCCGATAGAACTCCCCGGAAGGGGGGCGCGGTTATTTGAGCAGCCGTTTACGCAGTTACAACCCCTGATTGAAGCGCTGGCGGTGGCGCTGGTTCCCCACTGCACGAAGCCTTTTGCGTTTTTGGGGCATAGTATGGGGGCGTTGGTGGGTTTTGAGCTAGCGCGATCGCTGCGTCGAAAAGGCGATCGCCTTCCCCTATACTTATTGCTATCGGGTCATCGCGCCCCGCAACTCCCGGATCTCGATCCGCCCCTACACGCTCTGCCGGATGCCGAATTGCTGCAAGAGTTGCGTCGTTATAATGGTACGCCGGAAGCCGTCTTGCAAAATGCGGAGTTGATGCAACTGTTGTTACCAACCCTGCGGGCTGATTTTTCCGTGGTAGAAACCTATCGCTATCAACCAGAACCCCCCCTAGATTGTCCGATTTTTGCCTTTGGCGGTTTGCAAGATTGGAAGGTAAAGCCCGAAGATTTGGAACCTTGGCAACAACAAACCACTCAAGCCTTTACACTACAAATGTTTCCAGGCGATCATTTCTTCTTACACGCTCATCAATCGCTAGTATTGCGAAAAGTCTCCGATTTGTTGCAGCAAGTTCTAAGCTGAGGGGGAAGAAGGGAATTAGGAGTTGGGAGTTGGGGGTTGGGGAAGAAGAGGATGGGGGAATGGGAGAAATCGGCTATTGTTTTAACGGAGTATCCTGACCAAAGGTTTACCTTAGCAGAGAATGAGGTGCAGGTTTGGCGCGTTTTTGAGGGGCAACAGGCCTTTCCGCTTGAGCGCTTGCAGGCGATACTGAGTTTAGAGGAGCGAGATCGGGCCGCAAAGTTTCGGTTTGAAACCGATCGCGATCGCTTTATTCTGGCTCGCGGTTTGCTGCGGGTGCTTCTGAGTTATTATACGGGTCAGGCGGCTGCGGATCTATGTTTTCGTTATGGTGAATTTGGCAAGCCGGAATTAGAATCGCCTGCGGTCTGTTTTAATGTATCGCACTCGCCCGGATTAATTCTCTACGCCGTAACGCGCAATCGTGCTGTGGGGATTGATGTAGAATTTATTCGCGCGGACTTTCCCTATTTGGAAATTGCCCAGAAGTTTTTTGCACCCCAAGAGTTGGCGATGTTGCGCCAACTTCCGCCTGAAATGCAATGTTTGGCTTTTTTCTGGGGTTGGACGTGCAAGGAAGCTTATATTAAGGCAACGGGTAAAGGACTTTCTCTACCGCTCAATCAGTTTACAGTCTCGCTTTTGCCTACAGAACCCGCCCAGTTACTCAGCACTGTCGGAGATAGTCCGGATCGGTGGTTGCTCCAGGCTTTAAATCTGGGGGAGAATTATGCTGGGGCTTTGGCGGTAGAAGGACGAGATAGCCAGGTTAAGTTGCTGGAACTGTGCATTTAAGATTCTCGCAATACGTAACCCACGCCGCGCACGGTTTGAATCAGGCGTTTTTCTTCCTGGGCTTCCAGTTTCAGCCGCAGATAGCGAATATAGACTTCAATAATATTAGAATCGCCCATAAAATCGTATCCCCAAACTTTCTCTAAAATTTGGTCGCGGGTTAAAACCTGTTGGGGATGGGCCATGAGATATTCAAGTAAGTCGAATTCTTTGGCGGTAAGATCGATGGGGCGATCGCACCGATGCACTTGTCGGGTCCGTCGATTTAAGACAATATCCATAAATTGCAGGGTTTCTGACTCTTCATCCTGGGTGCGTCGTAAATGCGCCCGCACTCTGGCTAAGAGTTCTTCGATGCTGAAGGGTTTAACCACGTAATCATCCGCCCCAGCATCTAACCCGGCAACGCGATCGCCAATCTCATCTTTCGCCGTTAAGATAATGACAGGGACTTTATCGCCAGTCGCCCGCAACCTCCGGCAAATTTCCACTCCGGATAACCCCGGAAGCATCCAGTCAAGGATCGCTAAGTCGGGTTGCAATTCTCTGGCATGGGTTAACCCGGTAAAACCATCATTGGCTACGCTCACTTTGTACCCTTCATAACCGAGTTCTAACTCAATGAAACGAGCGAGTCTCGGTTCATCTTCGACTAGCAGGATGTGGGCGCTCATAGTTCGGGTAGACTCTAGGGGGTAAATCCATTCTATTTGAGGTGTTGGCGATCGCCCTCACCCCCGGTTCAGGCTTAAAGCTTGTCTCCTAGCACTTCAATTAAAGATTGACGCATCACTTCAACGGGGACGGGTTGCCCTAACCATAACTGTAAGGCTTCTGCTCCTTGTTGGACTAACATTTCTAATCCATCAATGGGGGTTGCGCCACATTGGGCGGCTTGTTGCAAAAATCGGGTCGGCTTTGGAGTGTATATTAAATCGTAGGCGATCGCGCCCTTTGGTAAGTTTTGCAAAACCGCCAATTCCACTGGAGAATCAGCAATATTGGGGTGCATCCCGATGGGTGTAGTATTCACGAACAAACTCGCCTGGGGGAGGAGTTGCGCCAAGTTCTCCCAGGGGTGAATTTGCAAAGTCTGCACCCCCCAACTGGCTTGAAATGCCTGTAATTTCTGCCAATTTCGCCCAACCACCTGAATTTCAGCAAATCCTAACTGAAGACATCCCGCCACAACTGCCCGCGCTGCGCCTCCGTTCCCTAAAATGACAGCACGCGCTTGAGTCCAATCTTGGTTTAAACTCGCTAAGGGTGCCACAAACCCTGCAACATCTGTATTGGTTCCTTTCCACCCCGTCTCGGTTCGCCAAACGGTGTTGACGGCTCCCACGGCTTGAGCAATAGGGGTAATCTCTGATAAGAGGGGCATAATAGCCTGTTTATGGGGAATGGTAATGCTAAATCCAACCAGATCGATGGCTTGAAATCCCGCGATCGCAGTCTTTAAACTTTCCGGTTGAATGGGAAACGGCAGATAAACATAATCTACCCCCAAATGCGCGATCGCCGCATTATGCATCACTGGCGATAGCGAATGCTTCACCGGATAGCCAATTACCCCTAAAAGTCGCGTCGTTCCTCGAATCACCAATCTTATCCTTATACCAACTGAGCCTCTCTAATCCTAAGCTAAACCCAGGATTGCAAGAATCTTCCCCCCTCTTTCCCCCTCTTTCCCCAACCCCCAACTCCCAACTCCCAATTCCCTTCTTTCCCCAACCCCTAATTCCCAACTCCCAACTCCCTTCTTCCCCCCAACCCCTAACTCCCAACTCCCAACTCCCTTCTTCCCCCCAACCCCTAACTCCCAACTCCCAACTCCCTTCTTCCCCCCAACTCCCAACTCCCAACTCCCAACTCCCTTCTTCCCCCCACCCTCCTACCAGCCACGACTGAGTTAGCACCAACGAAACCTGAGTATCGGCTAGCATGAACTGAACGCGATCGCTAGGATAGTTTGGATCGAGGGGAACATAAGCGCCGCCTGCTTTGAGAATGGCTAAAATCCCAATTAGCATATCGGCGGAACGTTCGACACATAGACCGACTAGCTTACCGAGTTGAACCCCTTTTTGGTGTAAGATGCGGGCGAGATGATTGGCTCGTTGATTGAGTTGTCGATAGGTAAGCGTTTCCTGGGGAGTAACGATCGCGATCGCATCTGGCGCTAATTTGACTTGCGCCTCAAACTGATGATGGAAGCAACGGTTATCTAATTCTAGGGTTGCGGTTTGACTCCATTGGCTAATCTGCCGATCTTCTGCGGGGGTTAGTAGCGGAAGATCGGATAAGCGAGTATCGGGATTAGCGACAATGGCTTCTAGTAGAGTCTGAAAATGTCCGACAAGGCGAACAATGCGATCGCGATCGAATAAGTCTGTACGATAGGAAATAAAACCGCTTAACCCTTCCTGAGATTGCCACAAACTCCGCAAGCCGTGCGAGGGTTCCCACAGATGCACCTCTAGATCGAAGCGAGTGGTACCCGATTCTAAGGGTGCGGGTTCTAGGGTTAAATTAGGGAGTTGCAAGGGTTGCATGGGCGCATTTTGCAACGCAAAGGCAATCTGAAATAAGGGGTTGCGACTCGGATCGCGTTCGGGATCGAGTTCCTCAACTACTTTTTCAAAGGGTAAGTCTTGATGTTCGTAAGCTTCCAGGGTGACATCGCGTACCCGTTCTAATAATGCTCGAAAAGAAGGATTACCCGATAGATCCGATCGCATGACTAAAGTATTGACAAAAAAGCCAATTAACCCCTCCCATTCACTGCGATGGCGGTTAGCGATCGGAGAACCCACTGCAATATCTTCCTGTCCGGTATAACGATATAACAGGGTTTGAAAGGCTGCCAACAGCGTCATAAACAGGGAGACGCCGGATCGCTGGCTGAGGGTATCTAAGGCTTGGGTAAGCGGTACTGAAAAAGAAAGTGGATAAGTTGCACCCCGATAGCTTGGCGCAGTCGCGACGGATGTGTCTGACTTTCCGGAGTCAAGCGCTTTAAAGGACACATCGTTCGGTAATTCTAATGGGGGTAGGTTATGAAGTTGTTTGCGCCAGTAGGCTAACTGCTTTTCCAGAACTTCCCCTTGCAACCATTGGCGCTGCCACTGGGCAAAATCGGGATATTGTAGAGGTAACGGGGGTAAGGTGGGCGATCGCCCTGCCACAAATGCCGCATATAATGTCCCCAATTCCCGGATCAGCACGCCCAAAGACCAACCATCGGCGACAATGTGATGCAGAGTCAGCAATAAAATCGCCTCTGTTGCATCCAATTGCAGTAAGGTTACTCGTAAGAGGCGATCGCACTTGAGGTTAAAAGGTCGTTGCGCTTCAGTTGTCACCAGTTGTTGATAAGCGCGATCGTCGCTATCTGGGGGTAACTGAACGACAGATAATTCAAAATTAGCATGTGGCTCTACCACCTGAACGGGTTGCTCTTCAATAGTGGTAAAGCAGGTACGCAACGCTGCATGACGGCGAATAATTTCTTGAAGCGATCGCTCTAATGCCCCAACATTCAGGCTTCCCCGCAAGCGAATCGCCGCAGGTACATTATAAAACGGATTGCCTGGGCTGAGTTGGTCTAGGAACCATAGTCGCTGTTGAGCAAAGGATAGGGAAGAAGGGAGTTGGGAGTTGGGAGTTAGGGGTTGGGGGGAAGAAGGGAGTTGGGAGTTAGGAGTTGGGGGTTGGGGAGAAGAAGGGGGGAAGACTGACTTACTACTATACTTCTCGGAACTCGGAACTTGGAACTTTGCACTCTCTTCCCACTCAGCACTCAGCACTTTACACTCAGCACTTAGAGAAGCACTCAGCACTTTACACTCAGCACTTAGAGAGGATGGGTTTTGTGCTTCGAGTAAATAGGCGACTAATTCGGCTTTGCGATCGCGTAATTCTTGGCGTAGTTGGGGGGTAAGGGTTCCTTCGGGTGCGTTACAGCGCAGCCGAATTTGCTCTAAGGCTATCTCTGGTTGGGATACATCGCCTTCAATAAAGACTTGTACATCTAGACTGTGGAGGTGGGAAACGAAGTCTGCGATCGCTATATTCGTCATGGTGGGGATGGGGGGAAGAAGGGAATTGGGAATTGGGAGTTAGGGGTTGGGGGGAAGAAGGATGGGGGGGAAGAAGGGGTAAATACTGACTGACTACCATACTTCTCGGAACTCGGAACTCGGAACTCGGAACTTAGAACTTGGAACTCTCTTCCCACTCAGCACTCAGCACTTTACACTCAGCACTCAGAGTAAGGGTTAGATTTCAATTTCCTCGCGCCGTTGGGAGGGGGATAGGGATTCTATTTTTTCGGCTAATTCTGCTATGGTGGGGGTTTCAAAGATGCTTCTTAGGGGTAACTCGACGCCAAAGCGATCGCGGATGCGCGAGATTAACTGGGTGGCGAGTAAGGAATGACCTCCTAATTCAAAGAAGCGATCGTGAATTCCTATGTGTTTTCGCCCTAAAAGTTGCATCCAAATTTCCTTTAGAGCAGACTCTAAGGAGGTTGTGGGGGTTAAGGTTGGAGCCATTTCTCCTATGAGATTTAGATCGGGTGGGGGGAGTGCTTTGCGATCGATTTTACCGTTGGCAGTTAGGGGAAGTTTGTCTAAGATGACAAAGGCTGCTGGTAGCATGTAAAGGGGAAGTTTAGTTTTGAGAAACGATCGCAGTTCTCGTTCTTGGAATGGTTCTTCAGATTTCAGGACAATATAGGCAATGAGTTGACGGTTTTCAGTTGTACCCATCTCCAGTTCTCGCACAATGACAAGTGCGGTTTGAACGGAGGGATATTGAGCGATCGCGCTTTCAATTTCTCCTAACTCTACCCGAAATCCCCGCAGCTTAATTTGACGATCGGTGCGGTCTAAAAATTCTAAATGACCATCTGCCCGATAAAGAGCGCGATCGCCGGTTTGATAAAGCCGTCCAAACTCAGTTACAATAAACCGTTCGGCAGTGAGTTCTGGACGGTTTAAATATCCTTGGGCTAACCCATCTCCGCCTAAATAAATTTCTCCACAAACTCCGGCGGGGACGGGATTTAAATGCTCGTCTAAAAGGTAAACTTGGGTATTGGCGATCGCGCTTCCGATCGGCAGGGTTGTGGCATTCTCTGGAAGGGTCTGAACTTCGTACCAGGTGGAAAAAGTGGTGTTTTCTGTCGGCCCATAAACGTGCAGCAGATGTTGCGGTTTGCCTTGGGAAAGGAGCGATCGCACTCGTTCAACGTTCGCCATTTCTCCCCCAAATAACAGATATTTTAAAGAACAGAACCCATCGGGAACCTGACTTGCGGTTTGATTAAATAGGGCAGTTGTTAGGAAGAGGATGCTAATGCCTTGCTGTTGCAATTCCCGCGTCAGATCGCTGGGGGAAAGGGTGATTTCTCGGTGAATTCCAATGAGTTTAGCCCCTTGTAACAAAGCACCCCAAATTTCAAAGGTGGCTGCATCAAAGGCAAGGCTGGCAACTTGAGCGATCCGATCTTCCGGGGTAATTTGAATATAGTTGGTTTCGCAGACTAAGCGCATCACCGCCCGATGGGATACCATGACGCCTTTAGGTATTCCTGTGGAACCGGAAGTATAGATAATATAGGCGAGTTGTTCGGCGCTGCCAGGGAGATCCAGGTTCTCATCTAATTCTGAGGCGATCGCTCTCCAAGCCTGTTCTAAGCAAACCACCTGCACGCTATCTGCGGCTAGCATCTTCGCCCAGTCTAGCTGAGTTAACACGACCGGAATGCCTGCATCCTTCACCATGAATTGCAACCGTTCTGGAGGATAGGTAGGATCGAGGGGAACGTAAGCGCCACCGACTTTCAGGATCGCTAACATCGCCGCGATCGCTTCTACCCCGCGTTCTAAACAAATTCCCACAGGCGTTCCCTGCTTCACCCCTAGCTGTTGCAAGTATCGGGCGAGTTGATTGCTACCTTGGTTTAGGGTTTGATAAGTAAATTGGGTAGTCCCAAACGCAATGGCGATCGCATCCGGTTGTTCCCTGGCGCGTTGTTCAAACCGCTGGTGGATGCAAACGGTTGCAGGATAAGGGGAAGCATGGTTTTGCCACTGCTGTAGTAAAGCCTGTTGTTGGGGAGGCGTTAACAGGGGTAATTGAGACAGATGCGCCTCTGGATGTGCCACAATCCCTTCTAATAGGGTTTGGAAGTGCTGAAACAAAGCGGCGATCGCAGTGGCTTCAAATAAGTCCGTATTGTAAACCACAATCCCCCGCAACCCGTCGGAATACTGCCAACCTTGTCCCCAAAGGTTTCTAAAGTTGTCGGAGCATTTCCAAAGGTAGACTTCTAAATCAAACCGCGCTGTCTGCGATTCTAGCGCCACCGGACTGAGGACTAAACCCGGTAAGACTAATTGCTCCATTGGCGTATTTTGCAGGGCAAATACCACCTGAAATAGCGGGTTTTGACCGAGGCTGCGAACGGGTTGCAATTCCTCAACCAGCTTTTCAAAGGGTAAATCTTGATGGGCGTAGGCAGCAAGGGTGACATCGCGCACCCGTTCCAACAGTTCGCCGAAGGTGGGATCGCCGGATAGCTGGGTTCGCAACACCAAGCTATTCACCAAGAACCCAATTAACCCCTCCAATTCGCTGCGATGGCGGTTGGCAATGGGAGAGCCGATCGCCATATCCGTTTGCCCGGTATAGCGATGTAAGAGCGCTGCAAAGGCGGCTAGCAGGGTCATGAACAGGGTGACGCCCGTTTTTTGGCTTAATTCTTCCAAATCCGCTAGCAGCCGCTGGGGGAACTCGACAAGCTGGCTAGCTCCCCGATGGCTCGGTATCCGAGGGCGAGGTCTGGCACCGGGTAAACTTAGCCGGGGTACATCTTGCAATTGCTGTTTCCAATAAGCAAGCTGCTGGTTCAATACGTCTCCCTGCAACCATTGGCGCTGCCAGTGAGCAAAGTCTGCATATTGAATGGGTAATTCCGGTAAGGCTGGCGGTTTCCCTTGGGCAAAGGCGGTATAGAGTTGACCCAATTCCCGGATCAGCACGCCGCTGGACCATTCATCGAAGATAATGTGATGCAGGGCAATCAGAAATAAATATTCGGTGTCTTCTAATTGCCAGAGTTGCGATCGCACTAGCGGCCCCCGGTTGAGGGAGAAGGGTGGCTCAAGGGCTTGGCGAATTTGCACTAAGGCTAGGGTTTCGCGGTTTTGAAAGGTTCGCAAGTCTACGCAGTTTAGGGAAACGAGCAATTCAGGCGCGATAATTTGAACGAGTTGCCCATCAATGACTTCAAAGGTGGTTCTTAAGGTTTCGTGACGGCGCACAAGGGTTTGCAAACTCTGTTGCAGCCGTTGGTGGATCGGGGTTGGCGAGGCGGCGCTGAGGCGAAATAACAGCGGGATAATGTAGAGCGAGTCTCCAGCAGTCAGTTTTTCAATAAACCATAGGCGTTGTTGAGCAAATGAGGCCGGAAAGATAAAGACTTCTTCCTCGGCGCGATCGCGATCCGGTTGGTCTAAAAGCATTTGCCTTTGTATCGCTTCAATTCCCCGTCAGTGTAAAGGGAATGATGGCTGAGAAATTATGCTTTAAGGTAGATTTTGCTGAGGGTTGGATGTATGTTTTTGTTGCAGTTTGATGTTTGCGAAGCGTTCTGCAACCGGACAAACGGGGATCGCCGGTTTCCTCAAGGGTCAATCTTGGTCAATTTAAGGCTGGGTGTCTTAACATTTGAAATTGAGAGGAATTTTGGGAGTGATGGATTGTGAGACGTTAATCCTTCACTCCTTTCTCTTTGGCGTTCTAGACGAGGGCTTTGAGCAAGGCTTGCAGTTTCAGTTGAATTTCGGCTAACTCTTTATCGGGGTTGGAACCGGAAACGATACCTGCGCCTGCATAGAGGCGGGCGCGATCGCCTGCAATTAAAGCTGAACGAATGCCCACAATAAACTCGCTATTGCCATTGCGATCCACCCATCCTAAAGGGGCTGCATAGGGGCCGCGTTCAAAGGCTTCGTAGCGCTGAATTTCCTGACAAGCCACTTCGCAGGGATCGCCAGCCACCGCCGGGGTGGGATGCAAGGCGGCGACGATATCTAAAGGATGAATATTTGGGGGAACTTTGGCTGCGATCGGCGTCCAAAGGTGCTGAATGTTGGATAGTTGTAACAGTTGGGGGGCGGATAGCAGTTGCGGCGTTAATCCGAGTTCTGTTAAACGTTGGGTAATAAAATCAATCACAAATCGATGTTCGCGCCGTTCTTTTTCTGAGGCGATCAAACGGTTTGCTAAGTCTGCATCTTCGATGGGGGTTTTACCACGGGGGGCGGAACCGGCGAGGGCGTCGGTGGCGAGTTGGCGATCGCTAATACTCATGAGTCGTTCGGGACTTGCCCCCATAAAGTGCTGGCCTTTACCATTGCTAACTAAGAAGACATGGCAGTCGGGATGCAGGCGGCGCAAGTTACTCAAGGAGTCGATCAGGCGGAAGGGGATGGGCGAACGAATATCAATGGCATGGGCAAGAACAATTTTACTGAGTTTCTGGCTGTCAATTGCTTCTAGGGCAGCGCTTACGGCTGATTTAAATTGGTGGTATTGAGGCGGCTGGGTTTGCAGGCTTTGAGGGCGGGGAAGGGGGAGATAGGGGGGACGGTGTTCAAGGCGTTTAATTTGACGCAATTGTTGCCAGAGGCGATCGCACAGGGGATGGATGGGGGTTTGGGGATGAATTTCGAGGTTGAGGGCTAAAACGCATTTCTGATGGCTGGTGGCTATTTGCAGTTGCGGTAAAAAGAGGGTAGCGGCTGGAAAGGCAGCATGGGGTGAGGTTGGACGCTCGAAAAAGGTAAAGTTACAAAAAAAGTGGGGACCAGAAAACCGGAGATGAAGATCGCCGCTAGCTGTAATTTTATTAAAACAATCTTGGATAAATTTTTGTGCTGTTTGAAACCGATTTC
Coding sequences within it:
- a CDS encoding isochorismate synthase MenF, with translation MVVNSRPVIPYPPRLFQDRQILEQFLLNCQQNALAKKQPHLVSISQEIPGVDPLLVLQEVAQPNQLNFYWENRNRGEAIAAINSTKTLQIQQGNRFQTAQKFIQDCFNKITASGDLHLRFSGPHFFCNFTFFERPTSPHAAFPAATLFLPQLQIATSHQKCVLALNLEIHPQTPIHPLCDRLWQQLRQIKRLEHRPPYLPLPRPQSLQTQPPQYHQFKSAVSAALEAIDSQKLSKIVLAHAIDIRSPIPFRLIDSLSNLRRLHPDCHVFLVSNGKGQHFMGASPERLMSISDRQLATDALAGSAPRGKTPIEDADLANRLIASEKERREHRFVIDFITQRLTELGLTPQLLSAPQLLQLSNIQHLWTPIAAKVPPNIHPLDIVAALHPTPAVAGDPCEVACQEIQRYEAFERGPYAAPLGWVDRNGNSEFIVGIRSALIAGDRARLYAGAGIVSGSNPDKELAEIQLKLQALLKALV
- a CDS encoding non-ribosomal peptide synthetase — encoded protein: MLLDQPDRDRAEEEVFIFPASFAQQRLWFIEKLTAGDSLYIIPLLFRLSAASPTPIHQRLQQSLQTLVRRHETLRTTFEVIDGQLVQIIAPELLVSLNCVDLRTFQNRETLALVQIRQALEPPFSLNRGPLVRSQLWQLEDTEYLFLIALHHIIFDEWSSGVLIRELGQLYTAFAQGKPPALPELPIQYADFAHWQRQWLQGDVLNQQLAYWKQQLQDVPRLSLPGARPRPRIPSHRGASQLVEFPQRLLADLEELSQKTGVTLFMTLLAAFAALLHRYTGQTDMAIGSPIANRHRSELEGLIGFLVNSLVLRTQLSGDPTFGELLERVRDVTLAAYAHQDLPFEKLVEELQPVRSLGQNPLFQVVFALQNTPMEQLVLPGLVLSPVALESQTARFDLEVYLWKCSDNFRNLWGQGWQYSDGLRGIVVYNTDLFEATAIAALFQHFQTLLEGIVAHPEAHLSQLPLLTPPQQQALLQQWQNHASPYPATVCIHQRFEQRAREQPDAIAIAFGTTQFTYQTLNQGSNQLARYLQQLGVKQGTPVGICLERGVEAIAAMLAILKVGGAYVPLDPTYPPERLQFMVKDAGIPVVLTQLDWAKMLAADSVQVVCLEQAWRAIASELDENLDLPGSAEQLAYIIYTSGSTGIPKGVMVSHRAVMRLVCETNYIQITPEDRIAQVASLAFDAATFEIWGALLQGAKLIGIHREITLSPSDLTRELQQQGISILFLTTALFNQTASQVPDGFCSLKYLLFGGEMANVERVRSLLSQGKPQHLLHVYGPTENTTFSTWYEVQTLPENATTLPIGSAIANTQVYLLDEHLNPVPAGVCGEIYLGGDGLAQGYLNRPELTAERFIVTEFGRLYQTGDRALYRADGHLEFLDRTDRQIKLRGFRVELGEIESAIAQYPSVQTALVIVRELEMGTTENRQLIAYIVLKSEEPFQERELRSFLKTKLPLYMLPAAFVILDKLPLTANGKIDRKALPPPDLNLIGEMAPTLTPTTSLESALKEIWMQLLGRKHIGIHDRFFELGGHSLLATQLISRIRDRFGVELPLRSIFETPTIAELAEKIESLSPSQRREEIEI